A genomic stretch from Kovacikia minuta CCNUW1 includes:
- a CDS encoding TetR/AcrR family transcriptional regulator, translated as MSTTATNTRTRIIETTAILLSLQGFNATGLNQIIRESTTPKGSLYFHFPGGKEELAAAALLAAGAETQGKIQTALQTSDRAGDAIAAFVLVLAEELQASDFCRGCPIATVAMETSATSDRLRQVCEQIYRSWFTPVQQKLIDSGLTTAESRAWTTLTWASIEGALLLSRTHRNLEPLETIATQLQTLLNQNPKIQ; from the coding sequence ATGAGCACCACAGCCACCAACACACGCACCCGAATCATTGAAACGACAGCGATTCTTTTGTCGCTTCAGGGATTTAATGCAACCGGATTAAATCAAATTATTCGCGAGAGTACTACGCCCAAGGGATCGCTTTACTTCCACTTTCCAGGGGGCAAAGAGGAACTGGCTGCCGCAGCGTTGCTGGCTGCCGGGGCTGAAACTCAGGGCAAAATCCAAACCGCTCTGCAAACGAGCGATCGCGCGGGTGATGCCATTGCCGCCTTTGTGTTGGTCTTAGCAGAGGAACTGCAAGCCTCTGATTTTTGTAGAGGCTGCCCAATCGCGACGGTGGCAATGGAAACATCGGCAACCAGCGATCGCCTCCGTCAGGTTTGCGAACAAATTTACCGCTCCTGGTTCACACCAGTCCAGCAGAAACTGATTGATTCCGGATTGACGACTGCCGAATCACGCGCCTGGACAACCTTAACCTGGGCATCGATCGAAGGAGCGCTGTTGCTTAGCCGCACCCACCGCAATCTGGAACCCCTTGAAACAATTGCAACCCAACTACAAACGTTATTGAACCAAAACCCAAAAATCCAATGA